Within Triticum dicoccoides isolate Atlit2015 ecotype Zavitan chromosome 1B, WEW_v2.0, whole genome shotgun sequence, the genomic segment catATAATATTTGTCTTAAGTCAACCATAGTAAAGTTTTACTGGGATTGTAGGAAAAAATATCAGTATTCGTAATATAAAATCGATATCGTTAGATGCATTATTGAATTAACTTTCATGTCGTATATCTCTAATATAGTAGATGTTGATAATTTTGTATATAAATTTgaccaaactttatgaagtttgacttgagacaaatctgatatgcgaagtaaaaagaaacagagggagtagttggtaTCAGGAAATAAACCACAGCTGAGCATTAAATTACCACCAGACCAACGCTAGAATCGGACGAGTAGCGTGATTACAATCCTACGATAATCGACTGGTATGATAGGAAGCAATATATCAGTAGCCTGATCCCTAGTTCTACCCATATACAGAatatatttgaatcttctgaaATACTACAATACACAGGCGATTACCTATCACCTCCTCTCCCTGCCACGATCATCGGGCAATACCGGCGGCCATGGCAACTCGTACGGGTACGCTGGCCCTTCATAGTTGTTTCTATGGTGCTCGCATTCTACCCTCATTGTGTCAAGCTCGATGGAGAACATCCACTTCTTCTCCTTTGGTCTCACTAGAACGTATCTGGAATTTGCCGTGAGAATGGTGGCGCCTTGCTCAAAAAATCCTGCCTCACGACCTGGTAACCCGACAGTCGCCTCCTGCAGCCCCAGGGTCTTTTCCAGCACCCACTCATCTTCTCCAGTTCCTTCATGGCGCCATCGTGCAAAGACCTTGAGCTGGTTGCTCATCAGACAAACGATGCACAAGACACCGTCCTCACCGGCGACGACCCAAGAGGTACGGTCATCTTCATTGTACAACCCCCATATGTTCTCCGGGAACTTGACAAGGGAGTATTCCAGAGTGGCCTCCTCAAGGGCAAGCACGGCGGCGCTTTCTTGGATTGCCCAGTACATAAATCCGTTGACACGCCCCACCAAATTATCCAACCATGGTTTTGTACCGGTGCTGGTGGCCTGGGTGCGCTTTAGACGCCAGCCGCCATCACTGCCGGAGGAGAACACGCAGACCAGATTGTCGTTGACCTTGGCTAGGATCCTGAAGTTGGACATGTTGCCTCGGCGATTTCCGGCCTCCTCCTCGATGTCGATTAGGTCACGCCCGAAGGCCAAAGGATCCCCTGGTAGCGCCGTGTGAGCGGCTCACAGACGACGAGCTGGAGGTCATAACTAAAGGAGCCACGGGCACGGCCCTGGTCCCGGCGCATCAcactggagaggaggaggaggctgccaCGGCTGTCTTGCAGCGCCCAGGAGTGCTCTGTGCCCGGAAGGAAGTCCAGGGAGAAGCGTCCGAGCGGCACGGCCGACGAGTAGGGGACGAAGCCGAAGTAACTGGGCTCGTCTCCGAATTCGAGGCAGTAGTCCCCGGCATGTATCACGTGTCCGTGGGCCGAACTCAGCCGCGCGAGGAAGCCGGCATCCGCGACGACGCGGCACCACCGCCTGCACGTTGCGGCGGCGCGGACGAGGCATGGGGAAGGGCCGAGGACGAGGAGGACGCGCTCGAAGAGGTGGTCGGGGAGGTCGAGCACGGTCGTCGCCGCCCCGGCGTCTTTACGCGTGTTCTTGGACTTGGACCTGTTCTTTCGTCGGCGACGtccctccgccgccgtcgccattACGGGTCGATTCGTGAGATCTCTCTCGCGGCCGGAAAAATAGAAACTGTAGATATATAGATGGAAAAAAATGAAACCTGATGCAGTACGTAAAAGGAAGCAGATGCGCAAACTTCGGATCGAGCGAGCCAAACCTGGAGGAATCCAAACCTGGACTCCACCTCCGATCCTTGCATGCAAACCTGGACTCGACTCCGCGGCCACTTCGGATCCAAATCCGCACGCACCGGCCAGTTTGGTTTAACCAAGTCACCAACCGGGCCGCGCCGCGCCGGTGCGTCTCACCTGGAAAAAAAAATATATGAGAGCAGGTGAGACCCGCccggatggatgacacgtggcattcacaaatcacaaagcatctaccccACCCCCACATCCAACAAGACACCGAAAGAGTCCGGGGCGGCGACGACCGTGCACGACCTCCCGGCCCACATCTTCGAGAGCGTCCTGCTCCGCCTCGGCCCTTCCCCGTTGCTTGTCCGTGCCGCCGCCGTGTGCAGGCGCTGGTGCCGTGTCGTCGCCGATGTTGGATTCCTCGCGCGGCTCCGATCGGCCCACCCACACGCGACGCGCGTGGGCGACTACCACTGGGACGAGTACAATGCCAGCTTTGGGGCCGAGGTCGAACGCCCTGTCTTCGTCCCCTCCTCGCCGGCCTCCACCATCGACGGCCGCCACTTCGCCCTCGACTTCCTCCCCGGAGGATACTGGAAGCTCCTTGACAGCCGCAGTGGCCACCAGAGGTAACACCTCCGTCCTGCTACTTTGACCTCCTTGTCTGTGATCCGCTCACGCGGCGCCACCAGAGGGTCCACTGGCCGTCGGGTCTGGAATCTTTTCTGCACGCCTTTCTGGTCGACGGCCGCGACGCCGACCGCCGCATGAGCGTGTCCAACTTGAGGGTCCTCGCAGTCGTTAACGAGAAACTAGTCTGCGTCTTCTCCTCCGGTAGTGATGGTGGCTGATGCCTAGTGCGCACCACGGCCACTGGCATTGGCGTACTACCACCGTTTGGGTACAAGGAGATGGTGGGGCGCGCCAACGGCTCTATATACTGGGGAATCAAAGATAGGGCCGCCGTGCGTGCTCTTGACGTGGTCACCATGGAGTTCTCCATCATCAAGTTGCCAGAGAACATATGGGGATTGCACGACGAAGAGGAACGTGCCTCTCGGATCATCGGCGGTGATGATGGTGCCCTGCGCGTCATCAGCCTATCGGGCAACGAGCTCAAAGTATTTGCGCCACGACATGGATATCTTGGTCATTGCAGCCGCAATGACGATGGGTGGGTGCTTGAGAAACACCTGGGTCTGCCGGAGGCAACCGTTGGGTTGCCAGGGCGCGAGGAGAGCTTCTTCCAACAAGGATTGAGGATTATCGCAGCAAATACCAAGTACATCCTCCCGACACCAATTCTGACTGATCACCGTTAGACATGGTTATTCTCCGTCGAGCTCGAGACAATGAGGGTAGAGAGAAACAGGTACATCGGGGAAGCCTATCCTTTCGAGCTGTCATGGCCGCCAGTTTTACCCGATTGTCTCAGAAGGATAAGATTATGTACGTAGTATGTTTTATCAATCATAGTTTGGAAGGATAAGATTACTCGGCGGGGTCAAAGATCAAATATATGTCGTGTATATGTACATGTAGATCAAAGATCAAATATATGGCGTGATGAAAGATCAAATATATGGCGTGTCTAAGTGAGTGTGTGATCCGTACAATTGAACATAGCAACATCATCAAAGAAACATTGAATTAATTTTGTGAGATAATTGCAGCACAAGTTGTTTCAACTTAATCCGAAGAACTAACTATTCACCTCATTTCAAAATACATTCACATTGCACATTCGTATTAGTTGCGGTGGGCCGTATCCCCCTCGTTGCGGGTCCCCGGACGCCATGTAGCGGCACCTCGCCCCCTCGGGCCATTTTCCCGTAGGGTCGGCCTACCATGCCACCTAGCCCCGGGCGTTCGGTCTTTTCGGTTTGTTTGGTTCGGTCTTTTCGGTCTTCCAAAAATTCGGTCTTCCGGAATTGAAGACCAAATTAATTTCGGTCTTTTGGGTTCTTCACTATTCGGTCTTCGGTCTTTACTATTCGGTCTTCGGTCCCGACCAAACAGACCAAATTAATTGCTACAACGAGTTACTCCCAGTAGCAATACATGTTTATATTTGACAGCAAGTAAACAAAATACCAATACATGTTTATACTTGATAGCAAGTGACAAGATTCATAAGTAAGAAGATTCGTAATTCATGGTCCAACAATAAGATTTCATGACGCCATTTGCTTCCGTTCTTTTGGCTTGTCATCTTGAGCAGCTTCTAGATTGGCACCTTTTGCTTCGGCATCTTTCATTCAACTCCTCATCATATTTAGAATCCGGTACAGGAAACATCTACAAAAAAGAGGACAATGGTCTGTCAAACAACATTGACATGAGCAAATCAGAACATAAAGTGCATATAACCCATCTTTGTGTATCTCGTATCAGCTACCAAAATGATATATACCATGTATATATCTAGTTTTAGGAAACAAGCACAAATGCTTTACTATGTACATAAGAATTCTGTACTCAGGAtttaacttgcaataacaaagaggATTATAAATATTTATtctctactcctactagtagtactaaagTATTGAAGCTGCTAAAGTGTGTGATTCTTCTCAGTTATCTTGCCCAAATCCGCACTCTGAATGTTCCATTTTAAAGTGTTGCTTTACAAGGCTGCATGGATAGAAGTTGAAGTGCAGAAATAAGTACAAAAACAAATTACTATGTTTGCAAAACAACCCAAATGACCACACAAATAACCTTGTGGTAACATTTGACACTCCTCTAGTTAAGTGGAGTACAGAGTTCTATTTGTTGTCTGCAAGTGCTAACATTTGACAcaaagcaaggcatgtattgcctACAAAATACCAGCTGGAGTGCTGATTTCATGGGAATCATATATATGTACATAGAGAGATGAAGTAAGTCACCATCAGCTGCGATGTGGAGAACCGAAAGATGGCAGCAGGCGGCGAGCCAGCGAATAGTGTGGAAGAGGACGGGTGGTGGTGATGGACTgcatctgttgaaccggccgtcagGAGGTGCAGCATCGGTGGCGGACGGCCGCGTCGCGAGAAGTGGAGCGACCGACGGGGGGTCGGGGTTGTCGACGCGGGGTGCCGGTCTTCCCTAGTCAGGACTGCCGCTCGGGGCACCGCTCTTCACCGGTCAGGGTCGCCGCTGTGGGCGCCAGTCTTCATCGGTCAGGGCGCGCGGCGCGCGGCGCGCCTCGGTGCCGCAGTCGTCAATCGTCACGGGCTCACGTCTCACGGGGCATCGGGCCACAGCGGCGGGCgtcgggcggcggctagggttagtagTGGGAGAGAAAAAGAGGAACGGAAGTGAATCAGGTGCCGGCTGGTTCCTGTGAATCGTGAAGTGAGGACGTGAGGTCGTGTAGTTGTGTGTGACCGTTGGGCTGGCTAGATGTTCAAAGACATTAAGATTTCACAGGTCCATTTGTCCCGGTGACTAAAGGGTGATCACTAAAGccatgtccctttagtcccggttcgcccaggaaccgggacagatgggggctccatgtggccgctgccgcttgcccaggcagaggaccttttgtcccggttggtgccaccaaccgggaccaaaaggcttccatgcGTCATCATTTTAGGGtatgggttttttgtttttttctgaggggGGGAGGGTTTGGTGGGttttagggttaatttaggggtttcatatattgtattagctagctaatagagagaagtgtcctctcttatctccgtgcttggtcgacgctacgtatagagaggactcgacacgctagctagctagtaagcaaatgaatgaaactattaagtacagaagatcgtcatgaacatatacaaaaGTGATCGACctttccttctccgagagattggtcgaacaacaagttttcgtatatcttaccggcgctactggctacatatatatacaatgtgtaaggtctcttacaatcccctaacatatgaactcaacttccacatgcatggtggtattttccggctttattgatgacgtggtcaagaaagaatccagccaatttctcttgaattgctcgcatgcgatcttctggtaggagttcattccgcatctcccacatctaatttgaataagggggtcaatacatatatatgaatgaaactcaacagaaatgatggtaataaaataaacttgtgaatatttttgcttacgcacttcatattatcttttagagtagccccgcctattcttggtcgtcgcgttgtagatgaactcgcagacgtagtatccacagtaattattcccgggttcctgccacgagcactttacgagaaatagaggtcaatcaaactgataatgaagcattataaatggcattgatgaaagtagctagaatcaacgggagatgcgcggaactagctagctagtagtacttactttcgggtatttccATCGCAAATTCCGCAGCAATGAAGTAAtttgtgcggtgaatactttccaaaccctgcgagacgaagaaaacaattacttgatatcgtgaaatgaacaaagttgccggtatggtgcgataatgatcgattcaacttacttctcgagcatcttAGACATGTCCGCATAGTTCTCGGGGTCTTTTCGTCTCtagtctaagacgtttactagtCCCTGCTTAAGCTTAATCTCTATGAGAATAtggtggaacctgcgcacgcatgcataaat encodes:
- the LOC119350921 gene encoding uncharacterized protein LOC119350921 gives rise to the protein MATAAEGRRRRKNRSKSKNTRKDAGAATTVLDLPDHLFERVLLVLGPSPCLVRAAATCRRWCRVVADAGFLARLSSAHGHVIHAGDYCLEFGDEPSYFGFVPYSSAVPLGRFSLDFLPGTEHSWALQDSRGSLLLLSSVMRRDQGPAHTALPGDPLAFGRDLIDIEEEAGNRRGNMSNFRILAKVNDNLVCVFSSGSDGGWRLKRTQATSTGTKPWLDNLVGRVNGFMYWAIQESAAVLALEEATLEYSLVKFPENIWGLYNEDDRTSWVVAGEDGVLCIVCLMSNQLKVFARWRHEGTGEDEWVLEKTLGLQEATVGLPGREAGFFEQGATILTANSRYVLVRPKEKKWMFSIELDTMRVECEHHRNNYEGPAYPYELPWPPVLPDDRGRERR